In Acidobacteriota bacterium, the genomic window ATCGTTGCCTTCCGTCGTCGACGGGATCTACGACTCCTCGCGTGGGGTATCTGCGGCGCCGCGACTTTTCAGGCGGCCTACGGCTCGTACGAGTTTCTCTCCGGCCGACAGCAGATCTTCGGTTACGTGAAACGGTTCTATCTCGAAGATGCCAGTGGGACATTCATCAATCGAAACCACTTCGCCAACTTCCTTGCGATCTCGCTTCCGTTCCTGTGGTTCCTGCTGCTGGAATCGCTCACGACCCGGGAGGCCGCCTCGACGTGGAAGCAACGGATTCTGCGGTGGACACAACGGGAGACCCTCCGTCGCTGGACCCTGCTGGTCTGCCTGTCCATCGTCTACGTCGGACTTGCCCTGTCCAATTCGCGGGCGGGCCTGATCGCCGGGTCGCTGGCCACGGCCCTTGTGTTGTTCGGCAGCGGTCGGCGGCGAGTCGTCGTCACGGTGGTGCTCATCGCACTCCTCGTGCCCACCACCTATCTGGTAACCCGCCAGGAACTGACGGTGGGAGAGCGGTTTGTCGAGCTGGAAGACAACTTGCGAAAACCCGGTGGTCGTCCGACGGTCTGGGCCGCCACGACCCAAATCGTCCGAGACGCGCCGGTCTTTGGAGCCGGCGTCGGAGGGTTCGAGTGGGTCTTTCCGCTCTACCGACCGGCCACGATTCGCACCCACTGGGACCACGCGCATAACGACTGGCTGCAGCTGGCCGCAGAGACCGGGCTCGTCGGTCTGGGCCTGGCGCTCCTGTTCTTCCTGGGGCTGCTGGTTGCGCTGGGTCGCGCCGAGAAGATCGACGAGACCGCGACCCGTCTGCGTGGCGCCATCGTGGCGGCGATCCTGACGACCGGCTTCCATGCATGCTTCGATTTCAGCCTCAGGATCCCCGCCAATGCGACGTTTTTTGTCGTTGCGTGTGGCGCGGGACTGGCGCTGCTGGGAATCCGTAACCCCGCGACCGCCCGACGTTTCAGAGCGAGCCAACAGGGGTCATCCCGGAAAACACAGAAAACAATTCCAGTCATTGAATCCGGGGAATAATCCAGTAATCTCTATGCAC contains:
- a CDS encoding O-antigen ligase family protein, which codes for MTHTRLPCSGIRRAIRFVLIGFLLSVALPFGAVGPTSVFVVQSFGLLLGVLTLTLCVLRPELKPTAPRWLLIVPWLMVALGLLQLVPLPDGVLEILVGKSHALRQSVAEWQGMEAVLPRTLSSVPAESLDATLRLLAYCGIGLATIVAFRRRRDLRLLAWGICGAATFQAAYGSYEFLSGRQQIFGYVKRFYLEDASGTFINRNHFANFLAISLPFLWFLLLESLTTREAASTWKQRILRWTQRETLRRWTLLVCLSIVYVGLALSNSRAGLIAGSLATALVLFGSGRRRVVVTVVLIALLVPTTYLVTRQELTVGERFVELEDNLRKPGGRPTVWAATTQIVRDAPVFGAGVGGFEWVFPLYRPATIRTHWDHAHNDWLQLAAETGLVGLGLALLFFLGLLVALGRAEKIDETATRLRGAIVAAILTTGFHACFDFSLRIPANATFFVVACGAGLALLGIRNPATARRFRASQQGSSRKTQKTIPVIESGE